One Mycolicibacterium fortuitum subsp. fortuitum genomic window carries:
- a CDS encoding hemophore: MQPTNGGLRRTLAVALAATAAGGATVAALMVPSATAATDPCAASEVARTAGGVATNIGNYLEMHPQTNQALTTISQQQGGAQSIAALKSYFDANPQAAKDIQQLQQPLATLGARCKLPVTLPQLMGLVQATQSQGGAATGGLPASLPSAQNVGVPGVAVPAQSSPASAVRPGSGPLPGPAAASTR; encoded by the coding sequence ATGCAACCGACCAACGGTGGATTGCGCCGCACGCTGGCCGTCGCTCTCGCGGCGACCGCTGCAGGCGGTGCGACGGTGGCCGCGCTCATGGTTCCGTCCGCCACTGCTGCGACCGATCCGTGTGCGGCCAGTGAGGTCGCCCGTACCGCAGGCGGGGTGGCCACCAACATCGGCAACTACCTGGAGATGCACCCGCAGACCAACCAGGCACTCACCACGATCAGTCAGCAGCAGGGTGGGGCTCAGTCGATCGCGGCCCTCAAGTCCTACTTCGACGCCAACCCGCAGGCCGCCAAGGACATCCAGCAGTTGCAGCAGCCCCTGGCCACCCTGGGCGCACGTTGCAAGCTGCCGGTCACCCTGCCGCAGCTCATGGGCTTGGTGCAGGCCACCCAATCCCAAGGCGGCGCAGCTACGGGCGGTTTGCCGGCAAGCTTGCCCTCGGCGCAGAACGTCGGGGTCCCCGGCGTTGCCGTACCCGCGCAATCGTCGCCGGCCTCGGCCGTGCGACCGGGCTCCGGTCCGCTTCCCGGTCCCGCCGCGGCCTCGACGCGTTAG
- a CDS encoding heme-binding protein → MLLSARNARRVVAGVAGAGAVAGAMLFGAVPSALADPADNPPNCTAADLAGVASGVSASTSAYLFTHPDVNNFFTSLEGLPREEVRTKVHDYLEANPQTKAELTGIRQPLVDLKNRCGEAPAPSIP, encoded by the coding sequence ATGTTGCTCTCGGCCCGAAACGCGCGGCGCGTGGTAGCTGGCGTGGCCGGCGCCGGCGCGGTAGCCGGTGCGATGCTGTTCGGCGCCGTCCCGTCGGCGCTTGCCGACCCGGCGGACAATCCCCCCAACTGCACCGCCGCCGACCTGGCCGGCGTGGCTTCGGGTGTATCGGCGTCGACCTCGGCGTACCTGTTCACCCATCCCGATGTGAACAACTTCTTCACCAGCCTCGAAGGCCTGCCGCGCGAAGAGGTCCGCACCAAGGTGCACGACTACCTGGAAGCCAACCCGCAGACCAAGGCCGAGCTGACCGGGATCCGCCAGCCGCTGGTAGACCTGAAGAACCGCTGCGGCGAAGCTCCGGCTCCCTCCATCCCGTAA
- a CDS encoding response regulator transcription factor, translating into MVDDDPDVRTSVARGLRHSGFDVRVAASGKEALRLLSNESHDALVLDVQMPELDGVAVVTALRALGNDIPICVLSARDTVNDRIAGLEAGADDYLTKPFDLGELVARLNALLRRASHTDRPSDTMTVGALTIDTARRLVFVDGDRVDLTKREFDLLAVLAENAGVVLSRQRLLELVWGYDFDVDTNVADVFISYLRRKLERPEVPRVIHTVRGIGYVLREDA; encoded by the coding sequence ATGGTCGACGACGACCCGGATGTGCGTACCTCGGTTGCCCGCGGACTGCGGCATTCGGGGTTCGACGTCCGGGTCGCGGCGTCCGGCAAGGAGGCACTGCGCCTGTTGTCGAACGAGTCGCACGATGCGCTCGTCCTCGACGTTCAGATGCCCGAACTCGACGGAGTCGCCGTTGTCACCGCCTTGCGGGCACTGGGCAACGACATTCCCATCTGTGTGCTGTCGGCACGCGACACCGTCAACGACCGCATCGCGGGGCTGGAAGCCGGCGCCGACGACTACCTGACCAAGCCGTTCGATCTCGGTGAACTCGTGGCGCGGCTCAACGCCTTGTTGCGCCGGGCCAGCCACACCGATCGTCCGTCGGACACCATGACCGTCGGGGCGCTGACCATTGACACCGCCCGCCGGTTGGTGTTCGTCGACGGGGACCGTGTCGATCTGACCAAGCGGGAATTCGACCTGCTGGCCGTGCTGGCGGAGAACGCCGGCGTGGTGTTGTCGCGGCAACGGTTGCTCGAGCTGGTCTGGGGATACGACTTCGACGTGGACACCAACGTGGCCGACGTCTTCATCTCCTATCTGCGTCGCAAGCTCGAGCGGCCCGAAGTGCCCCGGGTGATCCACACCGTCCGGGGCATCGGGTACGTCCTGCGGGAAGATGCGTGA
- a CDS encoding lysylphosphatidylglycerol synthase transmembrane domain-containing protein: MSQDAPADTARDRAGSTRGKYWWVRWVIIALAVTVLAVEVTLVWDQLAKAWRSLLTANVWWVLAAVGAAMGSMHSFAQIQRTLLRSAGVPVKQWRSEAAFYAGNALSTTMPGGPVLSATFVYRQQRIWGASPLVASWQLVMSGVLQIVGLALLGLGGALLLGASKNPLSLIFSLGAFLAIILLAQAVATRPELIDGIGAKVLSWVNSLRGKPADTGLAKWREILQQLESVSLGRRDLAVAFSWSMFNWIADVACLAFACYAAGGHPSLAGVTVAYAAARAVGSIPLMPGGLLVVEAVLVPGLVSSGMTLASAISAMLIYRLVSWIFISAIGWVVFFFMFRTEKDVDPDAGTPPAQPESEH; this comes from the coding sequence GTGTCACAGGACGCGCCGGCCGACACAGCCCGGGACCGGGCAGGCTCCACGCGCGGCAAGTACTGGTGGGTGCGGTGGGTGATCATCGCTCTGGCGGTCACGGTGCTCGCCGTCGAGGTGACCCTGGTCTGGGACCAACTGGCCAAGGCGTGGCGCAGCCTGCTGACGGCGAACGTGTGGTGGGTGCTGGCGGCCGTGGGCGCCGCGATGGGCTCGATGCACAGCTTCGCCCAGATCCAGCGGACCCTGTTGCGCTCGGCCGGGGTGCCCGTCAAGCAGTGGCGGTCGGAAGCCGCCTTCTACGCCGGCAACGCGCTGTCCACCACGATGCCCGGCGGCCCGGTGCTCTCGGCGACGTTCGTCTACCGCCAACAACGGATCTGGGGCGCCTCACCGCTGGTGGCCTCCTGGCAGCTGGTGATGTCGGGAGTGCTGCAGATCGTCGGTCTGGCACTGCTCGGTCTCGGCGGGGCACTCCTGCTCGGGGCCAGCAAAAACCCACTGTCGCTCATCTTTTCACTGGGCGCGTTCCTGGCGATCATCCTGCTGGCGCAGGCCGTGGCCACCAGGCCGGAACTGATCGACGGCATCGGTGCCAAGGTCTTGTCGTGGGTGAACTCGTTGCGCGGCAAGCCCGCAGACACCGGCCTGGCCAAGTGGCGTGAGATCCTGCAGCAACTCGAGTCGGTCAGCCTGGGCCGGCGGGACCTCGCCGTGGCGTTCAGTTGGTCGATGTTCAACTGGATCGCCGACGTGGCCTGTCTGGCATTCGCCTGCTACGCCGCAGGTGGCCATCCGTCGCTGGCCGGTGTGACCGTCGCCTATGCCGCGGCCCGGGCCGTCGGCTCGATCCCGCTGATGCCGGGCGGGCTGCTCGTGGTGGAGGCCGTGCTGGTGCCCGGGCTGGTCTCCTCCGGGATGACGCTGGCCTCGGCGATCTCGGCGATGCTGATCTACCGCCTGGTGAGCTGGATCTTCATCTCCGCGATCGGTTGGGTGGTGTTCTTCTTCATGTTCCGCACGGAGAAGGACGTCGACCCCGACGCCGGCACCCCTCCCGCCCAACCCGAATCCGAGCATTAG
- a CDS encoding AI-2E family transporter yields MALDPVADEAVTPFVRKVAAWAWRLLVILAAVVALLWLVKHLEVIVVPVALATMVAALLLPAVDFMDRRGAPRGAAVALVLLASFAVVGGILSFVISQFIEGAPQLVEQVTRSIDGVRNWLINGPLQLSKEQIDQAGNTAIEALQRNQEKLTTGALSTAGTLTELLTGALLVLFTLIFLLQGGRSIFAFVTKVFPNHVRDRVRDAGRAGFHSLGGYMRATFLVALVDAVGIGTGLAIMGIPLALPLASLVFLGAFIPLVGAVVAGFLAVVVALLAKGLVYALITLGLIIAVQQLEGHVLQPLVMGRAVSIHPLAVVLAIAGGGVLAGIVGALLAVPTVAFINSATRVLVAEDPEAEEARQQDDDGVLIEAESDDLPPKK; encoded by the coding sequence ATGGCACTGGATCCCGTTGCTGATGAGGCCGTGACGCCGTTCGTCCGCAAGGTTGCGGCCTGGGCGTGGCGTCTGCTGGTCATTCTGGCGGCCGTCGTGGCATTGCTGTGGCTGGTCAAACACCTGGAGGTGATCGTGGTGCCGGTGGCACTGGCCACCATGGTCGCCGCGTTGCTGCTGCCCGCCGTTGACTTCATGGACCGCCGCGGTGCGCCGCGGGGAGCGGCGGTGGCGTTGGTGCTGCTGGCCAGCTTCGCGGTCGTCGGCGGCATCCTGAGTTTCGTCATCTCCCAATTCATCGAGGGTGCACCGCAACTCGTCGAACAGGTGACGCGAAGCATCGACGGTGTGCGCAACTGGCTGATCAACGGCCCGCTGCAGCTGAGCAAGGAGCAGATAGATCAGGCGGGCAACACCGCGATCGAGGCGCTGCAGCGCAACCAGGAGAAGCTGACCACCGGAGCGCTGTCCACCGCAGGCACCCTGACCGAACTGCTCACCGGCGCGCTGCTGGTGCTCTTCACGTTGATCTTCCTGCTGCAGGGCGGCCGCAGCATCTTCGCGTTCGTCACCAAGGTGTTCCCGAACCATGTGCGTGACCGGGTCCGCGACGCCGGACGGGCCGGTTTCCACTCGCTCGGCGGTTACATGCGGGCGACGTTCCTGGTGGCCCTCGTGGATGCGGTGGGTATCGGCACCGGTCTGGCGATCATGGGTATTCCGCTGGCGCTGCCGCTGGCCTCGCTCGTGTTCCTCGGTGCCTTCATCCCGCTGGTCGGTGCCGTGGTCGCCGGATTCCTCGCCGTGGTGGTGGCGCTGTTGGCCAAGGGCCTGGTCTACGCCCTGATCACGCTGGGCTTGATCATCGCCGTGCAGCAGCTCGAAGGGCATGTGCTGCAGCCGCTGGTGATGGGCCGCGCGGTGTCCATCCACCCGCTGGCAGTGGTGTTGGCGATCGCGGGCGGTGGTGTGCTGGCCGGTATCGTCGGCGCGCTGCTCGCGGTTCCCACCGTGGCGTTCATCAACAGTGCGACGCGGGTGCTGGTGGCCGAGGATCCCGAGGCCGAGGAAGCCAGGCAGCAGGACGACGACGGAGTGCTCATCGAAGCCGAGTCCGACGACCTACCGCCGAAAAAATGA
- a CDS encoding DUF3054 domain-containing protein — protein MRRASGLSFLADLICVVVFCTIGRRSHAEGITVAGIAETAWPFLTGTVVGWLISRGWQRPTSLAPTGIVVWISTVVVGMVLRKLTSAGVAVSFIVVASLATAVLLLGWRGVLAAVRRRQSA, from the coding sequence ATGCGACGAGCTAGCGGCCTGTCGTTCCTGGCCGACCTGATCTGCGTGGTGGTGTTCTGCACGATCGGGCGGCGCAGCCACGCGGAGGGCATCACGGTAGCCGGCATCGCCGAGACGGCGTGGCCGTTTCTGACCGGAACCGTGGTGGGCTGGCTGATCTCCCGCGGGTGGCAGCGGCCGACGTCGCTGGCCCCCACAGGGATCGTGGTGTGGATCAGCACGGTGGTGGTCGGGATGGTGCTGCGCAAGCTGACCTCGGCCGGTGTGGCCGTCAGCTTCATCGTGGTCGCTTCACTGGCAACCGCGGTGCTGCTGCTGGGCTGGCGGGGTGTGCTCGCTGCGGTGCGGCGCCGTCAGTCTGCCTGA
- a CDS encoding M23 family metallopeptidase, which yields MRIRYPLAVLALTLAGCSSTQSPQSESTTTTTPPPVVTPVVGSVLAEPVPVAATDGRTHLAYELMLTNTSPGVVTLNSLSTSAGDRKLLTLSGDSLKYWTRAVGNSAVGTNVLTPGQSAYVWLDVIADDPAQVPAELTHELAITVAKPMPPLVPPNLTESVAPVSVQTRKPVSIAPPLTGDNWVDANSCCDMTPHRKALNPINGKVWAAERFAIDYVQLGADGRISAGDRSKVTSYPYFGAEVHAVADGPVVAVLDGLNEQVPGVTPQGLTLQQYGGNHIVQDIGDGNYAFYAHLQPNSLKVKPGDKLSTGQVVGALGNSGNSDAPHLHFHVMDGPDPLASNGLPFTFKSFRLDSRLTSLAAADALFDGKPAARQPGFAERDQTDVSPLVLDVMSYATS from the coding sequence ATGCGAATCCGGTACCCCCTGGCCGTGCTCGCGCTGACGTTGGCGGGATGTTCCTCGACACAGAGTCCGCAATCGGAGTCCACGACCACCACCACGCCACCGCCGGTGGTCACGCCGGTGGTGGGATCGGTACTGGCCGAGCCCGTCCCGGTGGCGGCCACAGATGGTCGCACCCATCTGGCCTACGAGCTGATGCTGACCAACACCTCACCGGGCGTGGTCACCCTCAACTCGCTGAGCACCTCGGCCGGCGACCGTAAGCTGCTCACCCTGTCCGGGGACAGCCTCAAGTACTGGACGAGGGCGGTGGGCAATTCCGCGGTCGGCACCAACGTACTCACCCCCGGCCAGAGTGCCTATGTGTGGCTGGACGTGATCGCCGACGATCCGGCTCAGGTGCCGGCCGAACTCACCCATGAACTCGCGATCACGGTGGCCAAGCCGATGCCACCGCTCGTCCCGCCGAACCTGACCGAATCCGTGGCGCCGGTGTCTGTACAGACCCGCAAGCCGGTGTCCATCGCCCCGCCGCTGACCGGGGACAACTGGGTCGACGCGAACAGTTGCTGCGACATGACACCGCACCGGAAGGCCCTCAATCCGATCAACGGAAAAGTCTGGGCGGCAGAACGATTCGCCATCGACTACGTCCAACTGGGTGCTGACGGCCGGATATCCGCCGGCGACCGGTCCAAGGTCACGAGCTACCCGTATTTCGGCGCCGAGGTCCACGCGGTGGCCGACGGACCCGTGGTCGCGGTGCTCGACGGCCTCAACGAGCAGGTGCCCGGCGTCACGCCGCAAGGACTGACCCTGCAGCAGTACGGCGGCAACCACATCGTGCAGGACATCGGCGACGGGAACTACGCCTTCTACGCACACCTGCAGCCGAACAGCCTCAAGGTCAAGCCCGGGGACAAGCTCAGTACCGGGCAGGTCGTCGGCGCGTTGGGCAACTCGGGCAACTCCGACGCACCGCACCTGCACTTCCACGTGATGGACGGACCGGATCCGTTGGCTTCCAATGGCTTACCATTTACCTTCAAATCGTTCCGGCTCGATTCGCGGCTCACCTCACTGGCCGCCGCCGATGCGCTGTTCGACGGCAAGCCGGCCGCACGGCAACCGGGCTTCGCCGAGCGCGACCAAACCGACGTGAGCCCACTGGTATTGGATGTGATGAGCTATGCGACGAGCTAG
- a CDS encoding HAMP domain-containing sensor histidine kinase, protein MRIFSFIRSASLRTRVAVASALAAAAVVAVFTMLTSLALANNDSKQLDRRLDAIVDASINPEHLQDPTRGVLTTGRSRSTGQVVFQRGFQLPALPPGTETVEVNGVDYRVRTVHVDQHGGVLMSIGIRADSILLSPNRIPLYTGFGVATVLVAAGLGWLLAGPAIRPLRKLTEHTSKLDSGTDTMPKVRGVREAEDLSEAMAGMLTRLAAAQRATTNSLQAAQDFAANAAHELRTPLTAMRADLDTLRIHNLPESERDEVVADLARAQRRVEAIITALGQLASGQLAQAEDRELIDIADLLDRVVRENARGSEHVGIEVHVADDIGLVMGWPGGLRIAVDNLVRNAIVHGEATRIVLTAHHRDGFLVIIVDDNGRGLPVEEHQTVLGRFRRGSTAMAGGSGLGLALVAQQAQLHGGEITLSDGPLGGLRATLTVAISPAEGAAQAD, encoded by the coding sequence GTGCGGATCTTCAGCTTCATCCGTTCCGCATCGTTGCGCACCAGGGTCGCGGTGGCCTCGGCGTTGGCAGCTGCGGCGGTGGTCGCGGTGTTCACCATGCTGACGTCGTTGGCGTTGGCCAACAACGATTCCAAACAGCTCGACCGCAGGCTCGATGCGATCGTCGACGCCAGCATCAACCCTGAGCATCTGCAAGATCCGACGCGGGGAGTGCTGACCACCGGCCGGTCGCGTTCGACGGGGCAGGTGGTGTTTCAACGGGGCTTCCAGTTGCCCGCGTTGCCGCCGGGCACCGAAACCGTCGAGGTCAACGGCGTCGATTACCGCGTGCGCACCGTCCACGTGGATCAGCACGGTGGCGTGCTGATGTCCATCGGCATTCGTGCGGACAGTATCTTGTTGAGTCCCAACAGGATTCCGTTGTACACCGGGTTCGGCGTGGCCACCGTGCTGGTGGCGGCGGGGCTTGGCTGGCTACTGGCCGGGCCGGCCATCCGGCCACTGCGCAAGCTCACCGAGCACACCTCGAAGCTCGACAGCGGCACCGACACGATGCCGAAGGTGCGCGGCGTGCGGGAGGCCGAGGACCTCTCGGAGGCGATGGCCGGCATGCTCACCCGCTTGGCCGCCGCGCAGCGCGCCACCACCAATTCCCTTCAAGCGGCACAGGATTTCGCTGCCAACGCCGCCCACGAACTGCGCACCCCGCTCACGGCGATGCGCGCCGACCTGGACACCCTGCGCATCCACAATCTGCCGGAATCCGAACGGGACGAGGTGGTGGCCGACCTGGCCAGGGCGCAACGCCGGGTCGAGGCGATCATCACCGCGCTGGGCCAACTTGCCTCGGGTCAACTCGCCCAGGCCGAGGACCGTGAACTGATCGACATCGCCGACCTGCTCGACCGGGTGGTCCGGGAGAACGCGCGGGGCAGTGAGCATGTGGGCATCGAGGTGCACGTGGCCGACGACATCGGCCTGGTCATGGGCTGGCCCGGCGGCCTGCGCATCGCGGTGGACAATCTCGTGCGCAACGCCATCGTTCACGGCGAGGCGACTCGGATCGTACTGACCGCTCACCACCGCGATGGGTTCCTGGTCATCATCGTCGACGACAACGGGCGTGGACTACCGGTCGAGGAGCACCAGACCGTATTGGGGAGGTTCCGCCGCGGCAGCACCGCGATGGCGGGCGGCTCGGGACTGGGCTTGGCGCTGGTGGCGCAGCAGGCTCAGCTGCACGGCGGCGAGATCACCTTGTCCGACGGGCCGCTCGGTGGCTTGCGGGCGACGTTGACGGTAGCGATCTCGCCGGCAGAGGGCGCGGCTCAGGCAGACTGA
- a CDS encoding MMPL family transporter has translation MMRLSSYLRRFRWAVFATWLLLLVPSIYLAIDQSSNLTGGGFDVEGSQSLHVQRQLEEHFPDQGASPLALIASPRADASFEDMNAAVSELEKIAGEVPSVKIVPNPQQPAPQPDRPYVITLQLDFNNTGAVDIAKQLRQKVGVHGEDPGESENGKVKYYVIGQGALGAAATQATKHDIAAAEKWNLPIVLIVLLAVFGSLAAAALPLVLGICTVVVTMGLVYLLSMYTQMSVFVTSTVSMFGIALAVDYSLFILMRYREELRAGRDPADAVDAAMATSGLAVALSGLTVIASVTGIYIINTPVLVSMATGAILAVSVAVLTSTTLTPAVLATFGQAAAKRSSYLHWSRRAEATQSRFWTRWTGAVMRRPWASAVAATILLLILAAPAFGMVLGNSMQRQFEPTHEIRGGVNAAADALGPGALGPVRVLVTFPEGTADDAKGTAALDSVRQEMTRAPNIQAVQPPVFADNNTSALLSAVLSVDPEDLAARESVDWMRDKLPAAAGSNARVDVGGPTALIKDFDDRVSSTQPLVFLFVALIAFVMLLVSIRSVLLALKGVLMTVLSVAAAYGSLVVVFQWGWFEELGFEKISSLDSTVPPLVLAMTFGLSMDYEIFLLTRIRERFLQTNSTRDAVAYGVSTSARTITSAALIMIAVFIGFAFAGMPLVAQLGVACAVAIAVDATVVRLILVPALMAMFDEWNWWLPHWLDRLLPEVDFEKPLPKVEVTDLVIIPDDISALGPSGSDLRMMVRTAARMKHLAPQTIIVTDPLAFSGCSKPSARLAARRPGGPKRCPGVHPVTMWRGRLSVAVDALEAEAEAERAPMERLGPVETTNVQLPTGDRLQIPTGAETLRLKSYLVMCRNSTKDFEEFADLVESMETETAALVLSGMDRYYCGQNPKSRWVATQLVRRLADPQPSDEHDFVMSDPDAAAEWEKVRQRCLSVAVAMLEEAK, from the coding sequence ATGATGCGCCTGAGCAGCTATCTGCGCAGATTCCGCTGGGCGGTTTTCGCGACATGGTTGTTGCTACTGGTGCCCTCGATCTACCTCGCGATCGACCAGTCGTCCAATCTGACCGGCGGCGGTTTCGACGTCGAAGGTTCACAGTCGCTCCACGTCCAGCGACAGCTCGAGGAACATTTTCCGGACCAGGGCGCATCCCCGCTTGCCCTGATCGCCTCGCCCCGCGCAGACGCCTCGTTCGAGGACATGAACGCCGCGGTGTCCGAGCTGGAGAAGATCGCGGGCGAGGTGCCCAGCGTCAAGATCGTCCCCAACCCGCAGCAGCCGGCCCCGCAGCCGGACCGCCCCTACGTCATCACCCTGCAACTCGACTTCAACAACACCGGCGCCGTCGACATCGCCAAGCAACTCCGACAGAAGGTGGGAGTGCACGGCGAGGACCCGGGCGAGAGTGAGAACGGCAAGGTCAAGTACTACGTGATCGGGCAGGGCGCGCTCGGCGCCGCCGCCACCCAGGCCACCAAGCACGACATCGCCGCGGCCGAGAAGTGGAACCTGCCGATCGTGTTGATCGTGCTGCTGGCGGTGTTCGGCTCGCTGGCCGCCGCGGCGCTGCCGCTGGTGCTCGGCATCTGCACGGTCGTGGTCACCATGGGCCTGGTCTACCTGCTGTCGATGTACACGCAGATGAGTGTGTTCGTCACCTCGACGGTGTCGATGTTCGGTATCGCCCTGGCCGTCGACTACTCGCTGTTCATCCTGATGCGGTACCGCGAGGAGTTGCGCGCCGGCCGTGATCCGGCGGACGCGGTCGACGCGGCGATGGCGACCTCCGGCCTTGCCGTGGCGCTGTCGGGTCTCACCGTGATCGCCTCGGTCACCGGCATCTACATCATCAACACCCCGGTGTTGGTGTCGATGGCCACCGGCGCGATCCTGGCCGTCTCGGTCGCCGTGCTGACCTCGACCACCCTGACCCCGGCGGTACTTGCGACCTTCGGGCAGGCAGCGGCCAAACGCTCGTCGTACCTGCACTGGTCACGACGCGCCGAGGCGACCCAGTCGAGGTTCTGGACCCGCTGGACCGGCGCCGTGATGCGCCGCCCGTGGGCTTCGGCGGTCGCCGCGACGATCCTGCTGTTGATCCTGGCGGCACCGGCGTTCGGGATGGTGCTGGGCAACAGCATGCAACGCCAGTTCGAGCCGACCCACGAGATCCGCGGCGGCGTCAACGCTGCCGCCGACGCGTTGGGTCCCGGTGCGCTCGGACCGGTGCGAGTTTTGGTGACCTTCCCGGAGGGCACCGCCGATGACGCCAAGGGCACCGCCGCCCTCGATTCGGTGCGCCAGGAGATGACGCGGGCACCCAACATTCAGGCCGTGCAGCCGCCGGTGTTCGCCGACAACAACACCAGCGCGCTCTTGTCAGCGGTGTTGTCCGTGGATCCGGAGGATCTGGCCGCCCGCGAGTCCGTCGACTGGATGCGGGACAAGCTGCCCGCGGCAGCGGGCAGCAACGCGCGCGTCGACGTCGGTGGCCCGACCGCGCTGATCAAGGACTTCGACGACCGGGTTTCCAGCACGCAGCCGCTGGTGTTCCTGTTCGTCGCACTGATCGCCTTCGTGATGCTGCTGGTGTCCATCCGGTCGGTGCTGCTGGCCCTCAAGGGCGTGCTGATGACAGTGCTGTCGGTGGCCGCGGCCTACGGCAGCCTCGTGGTCGTCTTCCAATGGGGATGGTTCGAGGAGCTCGGCTTCGAGAAGATCAGCTCCCTCGACAGCACCGTTCCTCCGTTGGTCCTGGCGATGACCTTCGGCCTGTCGATGGACTACGAGATCTTTCTGCTCACCCGGATCCGAGAACGGTTCCTGCAGACCAACAGCACCCGTGACGCGGTTGCCTACGGGGTCAGCACCAGCGCACGCACCATCACCAGCGCCGCGTTGATCATGATCGCCGTGTTCATCGGGTTCGCTTTTGCCGGCATGCCGTTGGTGGCCCAGCTCGGCGTCGCCTGCGCGGTGGCCATCGCCGTCGACGCGACCGTGGTTCGGCTGATCCTCGTGCCGGCCCTGATGGCGATGTTCGACGAGTGGAACTGGTGGCTGCCGCACTGGCTGGACCGGCTGTTGCCCGAAGTCGACTTCGAGAAGCCGTTGCCGAAGGTCGAGGTCACCGATCTGGTGATCATTCCCGACGACATCTCCGCACTGGGACCCAGCGGATCGGACCTGCGCATGATGGTCCGCACCGCCGCTCGGATGAAACATCTTGCGCCGCAAACGATCATCGTCACAGATCCCCTGGCGTTCAGCGGCTGCAGCAAACCGTCTGCCCGGCTGGCGGCCCGGCGCCCGGGCGGGCCGAAACGCTGCCCTGGGGTGCACCCGGTGACGATGTGGCGGGGCAGGCTCTCGGTTGCCGTGGACGCGCTGGAGGCCGAGGCCGAGGCGGAGCGCGCACCGATGGAACGCCTCGGACCGGTGGAGACCACCAACGTCCAGCTGCCGACCGGTGATCGTCTGCAGATCCCGACCGGGGCCGAAACGCTGCGGCTGAAAAGTTATCTGGTCATGTGTCGCAACAGCACCAAGGACTTTGAAGAGTTTGCTGATCTCGTCGAATCGATGGAAACCGAGACTGCAGCTCTGGTGTTGTCGGGCATGGACCGGTATTACTGTGGGCAGAACCCGAAGAGCAGATGGGTCGCCACGCAGTTGGTGCGGCGGCTGGCCGACCCGCAGCCCTCCGACGAACACGACTTCGTGATGTCGGATCCGGATGCAGCTGCCGAGTGGGAAAAGGTCAGGCAGCGCTGCCTGTCGGTTGCGGTAGCAATGCTG